The Gossypium arboreum isolate Shixiya-1 chromosome 4, ASM2569848v2, whole genome shotgun sequence DNA segment CTTTCATCGCCACCGCTTAAAATGTCTCTTCACCATTTGCTCTTTCCCATTCTAATACTCGCATTCTCCGCTGCTTCTTCATTAGCTGCCACTGCAAAAGACCAAACTTTGAACACTCATCAAGCTGAGTTCTTTAACCCCAAGCTTCCACCCAGAATCCTTTCCTCTTCCAAAAAGTTCGAAGGCTCATCGGACATTGTCGACCTCCGTTACCACATGGGTCCCGTCCTTTCCTCGTCGCCGATCAATATCTACCTCATTTGGTACGGTAGTTGGTCTGTTTCCCAAAAACTCCTCATCAAAGACTTCATAAACTCAATTTCCCCTTCCGCGACGCCGTCTCCTTCCGTTTCCGACTGGTGGAAAACCGTCTCTCTTTACACTGACCAGACCGGAGCCAACGTTTCGCGGACCGTCGTCATTGCTAAAGAACACTCCGACACGGGTTATTCCCGCGGTTCTCACCTCACGCGCCTTTCAGTCCAACAAGTTATCGCCACCGCCGTCGAAGCCGCTCCTTTCCCCGTCGACCACCGCAATGGGATCTACTTAATCCTTACCTCCCAAGACGTCACCGTTGAAGATTTTTGCCGTGCCGTTTGTGGCTTCCATTACTTCACGTTCCCATCCATGGTGGGTCACACTTTGCCCTACGCTTGGATCGGCAACTCGGGTAAACAATGCCCCGAGGTCTGCGCTTACCCCTTCGCCGTCCCGGGATACATGGGTGGTGGCGGTCCGGGTTCGTTGGCCCCACCGAACGGAGATGTCGGGTTGGACGGCATGATCAGTGTGATCGCCCACGAATTAGCCGAGCTCTCCACAAACCCACTGGTGAACGCATGGTACGCCGGAGAGGACCCCACCGCACCGACGGAGATAGGAGACCTCTGTGAAGGGTTGTACGGTACCGGCGGCGGCGGAGGGTACATCGGTCAAGTCATGAGAGACCAGAAAAGGAAAACGTATAACATGTACGGCAATAAAGGAAGGAAATTCATGGTGCAATGGATTTGGAGCCCTGTTTTGAAAGCTTGTGCTGGTCCCAATGCTTTggattaaatttaatttcatttttctgGGTTTTTTTCCATTGAAATCATCAGATTCATTTCCATGGAATCTTGatttttgcatgtcaatttagggTTTGAGATAATTATATGTATTGTAGAGTTGTATAAACAGGTTTATGATGAAGATTTCAAGTTTAAATATTATAgcattattttatgtttaattaatataagtagaaaattttcatttctttgaaATTTGCCATTGTAGTGGTGGTGATAAAGAGCAAATTTAAAGCTTTGGTTTTCAGAAGAATCAAAGGCGTGATTTgcaggtaaaaaaaaaaagaaaagaaagcaaaaCAGTGCATAGTCTGAGCTTTACAGCGAGCGTGTTTCCCTTTTCACGCTCTTTGCTTCCAATTATGCTTGTTAAAGTGTTACGACATTTGCCACTTTGAATTTTGGAAGGGTAAATTACAAAAggttactaaattattaataaatttatattttagtcactcaacttcaaaagtTATAATACTatcactaaattaattaaaaatttttatttaagtcactaaactatttgaaattttttattcaagttaCTAAATagttaagcttttttttttttaatttaagtccAACTAATGAGCTCTAAGTGACGATTTGACAAATCAATATGATGGATCAGTACCCATCCATAAGTAGAAGAACATATCTTAAATCTAAGTTTATTTGACGATCAATGTGGTAGATTAGAGAATAAAACTGTTTGGATTTTGGTTCACAGATTCATTACATTTAAATTTGGttcaagaaaaataataaattgtaaaagagaAGAGAAATGAGAGCTTTCGGTTGGTGCAGACGATGCAAACAGAAAATGTCATGCaacaacaattttaaaattaaaactttcGATCAAtttagtgatcattttgtaattttttaaaatcgaGTGATCAAAActtaaatttactaatagtttagtgacagTAGACGCAGTTTACCTAATTTTGGAATTTTGATTTGCTTTGTATAGGTAACATTCATTGATCGAGTTTTTATTTAGTTGCgaaattatcaaaatatattatttatataaaaatttaaggtaTTTTTGTagtattatatgtttatataaaacctaaaaatgattttgatttttaaaacatTATGATAACATCGTGTCGATCAAAACATTTTCAATAATGATAACTTCAATATTTGAACCATAACATTAGGAATTTCAATAACTTTATTATCTTAaccaaaattatatttattttttcatatataattttttaaatttattacatCATTTTTACCGATACCATTAACGTGTCATAatgtaatatataaaatttttatttaatttaattctcaTAAATTACTAATACTGTcatttgatgatttttatattacacataaacaattatatttatctaaaaaataaattaatgtaatTACTTTTTTAATGTGTATATTAATTAACCTCAAGGTTTTGTGTTGAattgtattaaaataaaattatatttcttttcatttattaaaaaataaataaattagtctctatatgttagataaaaaagtaaattaattttttctgTTAAAATTTTGATACATTTATACGATTAAAACTTATATGATTGATTGAAATAATCATACATTAACATGTGACGTATCCATGTTTCTCATATTGATATATAAAgactaattttaataataaaataaataaaatttttaacaaaaaataaatttactctttaatctaatctacgaaaattaatttactcatctattaaataatatattatattaaaaattttttaatttcttttattatGTTGTGTTTTTATCAAGTCGGATCTTGAAGGTGACTCAACATTGGCACATGGGTCTCCATCATTGTTTCCTTTATTACTGAGTTTCAAAAATGTAAATTGAAAAAAAGTTACTGCTATATTACagttaaattataattttggtACCTACGggatttatttttattagtttgGCTCCTATATTTTCATTCTGTAATCTTCGTTACCCAAatccaaatatttattttaaaaatataaagtcaACCAATCACACACCACTACATGTCAAGAAAAAaggttaaaaatatttaaaattttagaaaatatctgaaaattttaaaattcattaaaaacaaCCCCAAAATATTCAgacttaaaaattataaaaataaaaaatattttaaaaataggcATTAATGTTTAATATGCTAAAGGCTTTTTGGATAGACGTTTATTTTTAGTGTggtgtatttaattttttttatcttatactataatatttaattacatcgTTATCGTTATCGTTATTTTTATACTAATCGTAAATAAACGTAACGTTTATCCAAAaaaccttaaaattataaaaataatttcgtattatgttaaaataaataaataaataaattatagaaCTAATTGTTGTGGTTTGAGAGGGTAGTGGCAGTGATTGGTAGGAGAGACCTCCCAAAACTTTAATTGGAACATTTGTGATTTCACAGCTAATATTGGGACCCAtataaaattgtttttatttattttattaaaatttgaattaaataaatGAGAATATACTATTTTTTCcatttaaaaattaagattttattttatttataaattaagtttaaattaaaatattttattaattaaacaataattgactcaaaatattaaaattatattatgctgaaatttgatatttaatctatatacttaatttgtaatataatataattatttattttataatattattaattaatttaaatagttaatattaataattaatcaaaattctcATGTTAGTTTTTTAAGAACATCATCCcaacaaaaaaattattataacgtACATCAACATTCtcaacattatttttattatcaagtactattaaataaatattttttaaattttaaaatgagatATTagtgaatttaataaaaaatttaataataacaataattgaacctaaattttaaattcaaaaaagaaaataaaattaaatttttaaaataaaaataaaaattaaattccaaatgttggaaatatataaatatttaacctttaaatttttCTTAATAATTTCCCAACAAAAAATCAACACAGGGGATAGATATTTTGGCTTTGGGACAGGTGCCCATACAAATAAGATGATGCACTATAGATTGGTCCATATTTCGAGGGCCTACTTAGGAATTTCCTCATCTCATTCGGGTCCATACCTACATTATTCGTACTGTCTCCCCCATAAATATCAGTAATAACTTCACGTTTTGCTTTCGGATATTTCAATATCTAGtctttaaattttgtaatttttcaatttagttcataAAATTTTTCGGTACATTAGCAAATTTTTGGGAGGTCTCAATATTTGGacccataaaattattttatttaaacctCTCACATTTACTTAGTAAAATTTTTTCCAATTTTGGTCATTCTGATGATGTGGCACTCCAATTGAGAAAATTGAGAAAAGTTCCAAGGCTAATGTGACAAAAaaatttagagactaaattaaaaaaaaaatgaaacttaAGGACTAAAATATAACTTTATCCATTTTGCTTTTAAAAAAATCTTCTTTTACATTACAATAATGCTAAATATCTTTCTTTTTACCGGACATAATTCTAAATATCTATGCAATGGATAacataaatttaatttgatacaGAAATTTACCATATGTAAAAAGTACACTGCTTTTTTAAAAACAAGTGAATCCGtacaaaactttattttaatagaCAATGACAAATCACTTTAATTTAGATATGATTGTAGGTGTATTTTTTTAGGTTAAATTTTAGCTTTGGTCcctttattatattaaaatttatgatttagtttatttatttattttaaatttggtaCCAGTTGACGTTTATATTTAGGATAAACTATAttattagtcactaaattatgaatacgttttcattttggtcattgaactattcaaaagttttcatttaactCACTGGGTTGTTGAAATCTATGCTATATGGCTTTCTCTGTTCGTATTGTTTGCACTAATTGAAAGCTCTCTTTCCCTTTCTCTTTTATTGTTCATTTTTTTTTCGTGAAACAAATTTGGACGTTATGAATCTGCAAACTAAAATTCAAACAACTTTTTTCTCCGATCTCGAATATTGGCCGTCAAATTGACTTGGATCTAATGTAGGTTCTTCTACTCGTTGATGGGTATTGATCCACCGTACAGATTGTCGAATTATTACTTGGAGCTCACTggctgaattaaaaaaaaaaaacttaatagcccaatgactaaaataaaagtttttgaatagttcaatgatttaaatgaaaacttttgaatagtttaaggatcaaattgtaatttttttagttaagtgtgtaacggcctaattttcagtggtgtcggaaatggtgatttgagatcactaaattcgacaaatgagattgaacaagatagtaatttaatatttatgagtcaagtaagaatttagaagaatttgtgaaatggtgaaattagtgaattaaaagaatttattaggtcaagcgggtcaaaaatgaggtatcgagacctcaaagttgaaaatcgagctataaatatttttataaatatttatggagtgtcattgagttagtattaaagtttcgttagaaaattttaacgcttggatggctaattaattgaaaaggattaaattgaaaatagcacaaaatttgttaaattgtgagtaaatagcttaagtatttaaaagatggctttaaagagcaattagacccaaaggttaatggctggacggtttgggtatgaaataagcaagaaaacaatgtgaacaagggcaaaattggaaatagataaaagttaatagttaaataatgatgtaattgaaaaatctagacattttcttcataatttctcagccaaaacgccatagaaggtctggagaaagctggttttcatatttttacatcatgtgagtctaattcttgctttttcttgataattttatgtttttatgacttttacaattaggtccacttgtagaattcattagtttttgattttatgggtgaaattggaagttaccctggatggataagggaattttatgatgaattattatgaaatttaagttctaatttcatattaaggtggttttattaagtgattttgataggaaatgatatttaggacctaattgtgaaaaagttgtgaattgaaggttgctgttgaaattcagaatataaaaggttttgaaatagtttataatgataaaataaagtgttaattgagaaaaattagttcaattgatgggtgaattgagtagggactaaattgtgaaaactgtaaattttggggtaaaagtgcaatttcgaaatttgaacagcataaattgtgaagtgaaatagaaatcaaataaatgctaatgagtagaaatattttatattatagatcaagaatccaaagaagaacgaggaaaagaaaaagttgaatagtcccaaaatttcaatatcttctacaaattagccgggtaagttcatatggttgaaattagatgtttatttgtgaatgattgaagtatataatgtgttattatatactaatttgttgtgggattgtgtagattttgttaatgaaagaataaatgtggaaatgcaaattaggaaaaacgcaggattgagtacgttcgtatcgtgacgtgtgatgaattgacggataagaccatggttgttccatggcaaagtgtgaaatgtaggtatggtatcatccatactgagttgtgaaatgtaggtatggtattatccatcttgaagtgtgaaatgtaggtatggtattatcaaatccatcttgagttaagaaatgtaggtatggcatttcccataccgagttaaaaaaatgtaggtatggtatttcaatgaggaaaaccatactgagttgtgaatcgtggcattgagcaacgacgtactcaatttcgtaagccgtttcctaatttgattataagaaataaaagagaagtgatccaaatgaaagagattgagtagttattcttgttgagctcaactatgtgaattattataacaatggttgtgaatcgcaggaaactttagtaaatgttttggtattgtttggaaatattatgtttggtaagcattacttttaacctatgaacttactaagcttcaataagcttacttgtgtgtgtttaatattttatgtagattgacttgaagtgaagtgggtagatcggatcaacacaacaaagcacactatccagatcaattcggtagcttttgttttatgtttgaagatttatatggcatgtatagagtttgaatgaattgaagtaaagatgttataaactagttaacaatatttgtactaaaatagttttcggtaagtagcagtagtttgactttgaaaaatcactaaaaatagtagaaatggaattaaataatgaataaattatggaatcgaatctcgatgagtctattttcatatgtaagaagcaaaacaggtatatgagctatattttatgagatgtttaaatttttgtgaaacagggccagagcaatttctggatcccctattctgactttggaaattcaccataaattttacaaagataattagaagtcatactttatatgtacagattccttattgagtctagttttattagagacaaacggtatagtcattgaagctctgtacagagagatatctgattcgtaatacacaaaggtcagagtagtcaaaccctgaaacagggagattttaaataataaactgtactaattggcttgaccaaaattctagaaaaaattggtaagtagatatatgagtataaattcagagaaaatttacggatttggatttcgagttttataactcgagatatgaattatttagcaactatgacacagttggacagcttgtctggaaagtgtgatataaattgtttgaatttgtttaagtgctcaaataagtttagtaatgcctcgtgctcgactccggcgacggtctcgggtaaagggggcgttacaaagtgacaaaaataaaaacttacccataatttagtaactaatagtataatttattatattattaattattctaaaatttcaacattaTTAACTATTCTAATTAAAATATTGATGTAACTTAAAAAGCATCTTTAAATATTGGTTTGACATGTTTTTTTAATAAGATTAAACATTTAGTTTAAAACCCTATGTGATGGTTTGATAGTCAAGGGTATTTATCGCCATAGGTGTAGTCTGGGTTCAAGTCACATTAattgtattttataatttaaaaaataacatttagtttatatttaaattttttaaaaaaatagcacTAAGGAGAATAATTATCGATGttaacaaattaaatttattaacaatattataaaatataaaaagaataaattatattatttaaatctaaAATTTGTTTGACCTTTATATTTATTAAGCAttgtattataaaatatttaattgagtttTTGGTGTTACTTATCAAACAAGGATGAATATCTCACCCATGAACGCTAAGAAGCTTAATACCTTAAAATACAAAACTAAGAGAGCTTACCGTCATTTAGAGATATAGGTCGGTTCAACTTTTATTTTAGTCAGTGTCCAATATAGCTACCGAACAACGGAGTCTCATACAAATAAAAAAAGGGTAAAATACAAGAATGTTTAATCAACTATACGATTCGTTCTATTTTGATTATCCAACTATTAATTTGTTCATCAAAAAGATtatctaaatttttttaatatttgagtGAGATCATTGAGTTTTtatctaaattttattttgatttaaatccCATTATATATGAAGATCATAAAATGTGTACGAATTGTAATTTCATTTGTTAGTATATTGTGTGGTTCTACTATAACATTTTTGTCCTTCGAGTTATACATAAAGATGACAGTTTGGATTGTGGATTTAGATACCCGAGAATGCATGATGTTTAACAACTGAAATTGTGCTGCAACAATCAAGGTAACCCTTAACTTTAATTAAAGTTTACACAAactataaaataacatataagtatcaataaaattatttttaaatttaaatattttaattaataataaagttaaatataataaaattatgagaaaatatatcttattatttatatatactcTCAAAACCATTTAAacgatttcttgaaaattttattctcttttcatttttggtattaataaattataaataatacactaaaaaatgttaatatatatgtgtttgaaatccACACTTAAACTAGACTTGTTATGGGAAAAATATTATCACTGCAGCTATCCCTCTTTACAAGTTGCTCAGAATTAGAAAagcataataatttatttatccttaaattttataaaaaattattttaactctttatttaatttttaatctttttaatttttaaagttacattTTTTCAAATAACCCTAAAATGTACAAAAAGTTATcgtttgttaattttggtaacgtgaacatttaactaatttttaaatttaaaaatattaaaaataatttttatatattttcaataaaagTTTTAATAGCAATGTGACTAATATGATTTAAACCCAAACCACACTTGAGATAATGAATACTCTAACCATCAAACCAACACACAGTTCTAATCACTCAATTTTTGTTCAGtcaatttattcattttaatctgaattttattaatttttagtatatttaattttgttttacattgtaattatttaaactatttatttataattactcaGATTTACACTAAAAAATACAAATCTAATCTCTTGGAAAAACACAAATCTAAACAAGAACATAGACCCATCATACACCGAGTGTAATCATCCTAATGTTTTTAAGTTTTTCTATttataaaatatctaaaattattcataattcatcatcaatttttaaataaaagataatatattttaaagtacttaaaataacattttttacgttttgaatactcaaaattacactttttacactaaaataatattaatactaATCGAACTAATATTCTATCCATTAATCAGGCTAGTGATGGAAATGACGCATGTCATGAAAGTTGAGCTAAGTATGTGCGGATACTCGCAATCAAAGTATTGTAGCGCCACCAGCACACCAGCTTTGATGATGAACCCTGTTTGACACGTATCGCCATGTGTTGTTCTTCAGTTTTATGTTTTCCGACACTTGGTTTACATGCATGTTTTTCAAAACACACATTTAAACCAAATACAGGGAGATTTCATTTTCTTCACAATtcacaaaaaataataaaaaataaaaaagggaaataatAGCTCCAACACAAAAAAAAGGACTGAAAAAATGGCGGATGCGAGGGTGAGTGTTAGAGAGGTTGTCGTGTGTAACGACAGGTGTGGTTGTCCTTCCCCTTGTCCCGGTGGCGGGTCTTGCAGGTTCATTTACACTCCCCCCCCCTTATTTTCATGGTTTCCTTTATTTTCATCGATACATGTTGGATTGATAATGAGAAAATGTCTGAAAAAGTTAGGAAgatataaatagaataaaatttaaactcTCAGAACTTGGTATTGAGTAAAATTAGTGTTAGGTTTTGATAGCTTACATATTTGCCTTCAAATATAAGTAAAAAATGTCAAACAAGGTATTTGGATTTTGAAACTCACAAATTCAACATTCAAGAACCACGAACACATGCTGCTCTGACATTCCATCCGTGCGCCACATGTGTTCTGAGCAGAAGTATCTTTCTCCTTGGATATTTATTTTTCTCTGACAGGACAAACCGACCATTTGACAGTTGCGATTCTTTGTGTCTTGTTTTACTGCTCAGACTAGCGGGACCTAACTACATGCCCACCTCTTTGCTTTTGTTGTCAACTGTCATGACCTACAGGTGCACAACGACGGAGACCACAAGTGGGGCGGACCACAAGCGGTGCTCGTGCGGCGACCACTGCGGTTGCAATCCATGTACATGCAGCAAGGACGATGTGGCTGCAGGGACAGGGAAGCTGTACTGTAAATGCAGGACGGGTTGTACCTGTGCCACTTGTGCTTCTTGAGCAgagattttggttttggttttggtgtTACATATGTATGTCAGTTGCAAAATCTGGGTTTTGCATGTTTGGTGTTACTATGCGAGTGTTCCTCAATAATCCAATACTCGATTTATGAGATGTTTTAAGTAATTAATATGGCTGATATGTACCATCAATTTATGCTTAATTTTAGTCTTCCcatattttgaaatttcaaagatTAGGATCAAACCTTTTCCAGGACTTTCCGAGAATTCCCGGACTCCTCACATGTGCACTGTTTCAGGCCTATTGCCCTTGGTAGCCTCTATTCGAACGTAGGCTTCGCACCCTTAGGTGACTTACTCACGGGCAGACTTACGATATTCTCTCCCACTAGATCAGTATTACCATATTTCATCTTATGTGCATCCAATTGTAAACTTTACTCAccatgattaaatcaaatttttagtgGTTAAAGTGcaaatttattttttgaatttttttcattttaggggcccataaaatatgaattaatatatcatcaatttataataagataatatattattacaaatgtaaaataaaaaacGTTGAAGGACTTGAACATAAATACTATTaacttttttaaatataattaaatata contains these protein-coding regions:
- the LOC108459439 gene encoding metallothionein-like protein 4B, translating into MADARVSVREVVVCNDRCGCPSPCPGGGSCRCTTTETTSGADHKRCSCGDHCGCNPCTCSKDDVAAGTGKLYCKCRTGCTCATCAS
- the LOC108457623 gene encoding protein EXORDIUM-like 5 encodes the protein MSLHHLLFPILILAFSAASSLAATAKDQTLNTHQAEFFNPKLPPRILSSSKKFEGSSDIVDLRYHMGPVLSSSPINIYLIWYGSWSVSQKLLIKDFINSISPSATPSPSVSDWWKTVSLYTDQTGANVSRTVVIAKEHSDTGYSRGSHLTRLSVQQVIATAVEAAPFPVDHRNGIYLILTSQDVTVEDFCRAVCGFHYFTFPSMVGHTLPYAWIGNSGKQCPEVCAYPFAVPGYMGGGGPGSLAPPNGDVGLDGMISVIAHELAELSTNPLVNAWYAGEDPTAPTEIGDLCEGLYGTGGGGGYIGQVMRDQKRKTYNMYGNKGRKFMVQWIWSPVLKACAGPNALD